One uncultured Caproiciproducens sp. DNA segment encodes these proteins:
- a CDS encoding HAD family phosphatase, protein MNGVKGAIFDLDGTLLDSMGIWAQIDRQFLAKRGISLPVDYVEKVTPMNYKDAAAYTIARFALPETADEIIREWVEMSVQTYQFEVSLKPHAGEYLNQLKRQGVKLAIATAQTPELYEPALKNNGIYNLFDAFVNLGEVERGKGFPDIYLLAAQRLGFPAQDCVVFEDISAGIRGAKAGGFQTCGVDDPYSNYEKDVIVREADEYILSFGELLES, encoded by the coding sequence ATGAACGGGGTGAAAGGTGCAATTTTTGATCTTGATGGAACATTGCTGGACTCCATGGGAATCTGGGCACAAATCGACAGACAATTCCTTGCAAAAAGAGGGATCTCTCTGCCGGTTGACTATGTGGAAAAGGTTACTCCAATGAATTACAAGGATGCCGCGGCATACACCATCGCGCGCTTTGCGCTGCCGGAAACAGCCGATGAAATCATCCGTGAATGGGTGGAAATGTCCGTACAGACTTACCAATTTGAAGTTTCGCTGAAGCCCCATGCCGGGGAATATCTCAACCAATTAAAACGGCAGGGAGTAAAGCTGGCCATTGCTACTGCGCAGACACCGGAACTGTATGAACCGGCACTGAAAAACAATGGCATTTATAATTTGTTTGATGCTTTTGTCAATCTGGGTGAAGTGGAGAGGGGAAAGGGCTTCCCCGATATTTATCTTTTAGCGGCACAACGGCTTGGATTTCCTGCACAGGACTGCGTTGTGTTTGAAGATATTTCCGCCGGTATCCGTGGGGCGAAAGCGGGCGGGTTCCAGACCTGCGGAGTTGATGATCCCTATTCAAATTACGAGAAGGATGTTATTGTCCGGGAAGCGGATGAATATATTCTTTCATTCGGGGAATTGCTTGAATCCTAG
- the thiE gene encoding thiamine phosphate synthase — MKRKVDYSLYLCTDRELMSTATVEEAVEQAILGGCTLIQLREKSCSSREFYETALAVKAVTDRYHTPLMINDRLDIALAVNADGVHVGQSDLSCKILCRILGEDKIIGVSASTLEEAVQAERDGADYLGVGAMFATGTKTDAQIVSMDELRAIRRIVKIPIVVIGGINLKTAPMFSNIGIDGLAVVSAVIAQPDISESARKLLNLYRGGRE; from the coding sequence ATGAAGCGTAAAGTGGATTATTCCCTGTACCTTTGTACCGACAGGGAACTGATGAGCACCGCGACTGTGGAAGAAGCAGTGGAACAGGCTATTCTTGGCGGCTGTACACTGATTCAGCTGCGGGAAAAGAGCTGTTCCTCCCGTGAGTTTTACGAAACAGCACTTGCGGTAAAAGCGGTAACAGACCGATATCACACCCCATTGATGATTAATGACCGGCTTGATATCGCACTTGCGGTCAATGCAGACGGTGTTCATGTAGGACAAAGCGACCTGTCCTGCAAAATACTGTGCCGTATTTTGGGAGAAGATAAAATAATCGGCGTGTCCGCATCTACTTTGGAAGAAGCAGTTCAAGCCGAAAGGGACGGCGCGGATTATCTTGGCGTAGGCGCTATGTTTGCTACCGGAACAAAAACAGACGCGCAGATTGTTTCCATGGATGAACTGCGTGCAATCCGGCGAATCGTTAAAATTCCCATCGTTGTAATCGGGGGAATTAACCTGAAAACCGCACCTATGTTTTCCAACATTGGAATAGACGGTCTGGCAGTTGTCTCCGCAGTAATTGCGCAGCCCGATATCAGCGAATCTGCACGCAAGCTTTTGAATCTTTATCGGGGAGGACGGGAATGA
- the thiM gene encoding hydroxyethylthiazole kinase, with protein sequence MNQLTNEVSNAIDVLRKAVPLVHNITNYVTVNDCANALLAVGASPIMADDIAEAADIAAISSALVINIGTLNQRTIASMIAAGKKANEIGIPVVFDPVGAGASNLRNDVTREILKQVKITVLRGNISEVAYVAGLDVSTKGVDASAADASRDAVNVAKSVAQSLGCTAAVTGAVDVISDGNRVVKISNGHPMLSKVTGTGCMTSALVGAYAGALRDGFTAAVAGVASMGIAGEIAFEKAGQIGTGSFHIAVIDALSQLDSTVMEERAKLHEA encoded by the coding sequence ATGAATCAACTGACAAACGAAGTATCAAATGCCATTGATGTACTTAGAAAAGCTGTTCCGCTGGTACATAACATTACAAACTACGTTACGGTAAATGATTGTGCAAACGCACTGCTCGCCGTTGGTGCGTCCCCAATTATGGCGGATGACATTGCGGAAGCTGCCGATATCGCCGCCATTTCTTCCGCGCTGGTGATAAATATCGGCACGCTCAATCAGCGTACCATTGCTTCTATGATTGCGGCAGGAAAAAAGGCAAATGAAATCGGAATCCCCGTTGTATTTGACCCGGTTGGCGCGGGCGCGTCAAACCTGCGCAACGATGTAACGCGTGAAATTCTAAAGCAAGTAAAAATCACTGTGCTGCGCGGGAATATTTCTGAAGTCGCTTATGTTGCGGGACTCGATGTCTCAACAAAAGGCGTGGATGCTTCCGCCGCCGACGCAAGCCGTGATGCGGTAAATGTGGCGAAATCGGTAGCGCAGAGTCTGGGCTGCACGGCTGCCGTTACCGGGGCGGTTGACGTAATTTCCGACGGAAACAGGGTGGTGAAAATAAGTAACGGGCACCCAATGCTCAGTAAAGTGACCGGTACGGGCTGTATGACATCGGCATTGGTGGGGGCTTATGCGGGCGCACTCAGGGACGGATTTACGGCAGCGGTTGCCGGAGTGGCCTCCATGGGCATTGCGGGTGAAATCGCGTTTGAAAAAGCCGGGCAAATCGGAACCGGAAGTTTTCACATTGCCGTTATCGACGCACTGAGCCAACTGGATTCCACCGTGATGGAAGAGAGGGCGAAGCTGCATGAAGCGTAA
- the thiC gene encoding phosphomethylpyrimidine synthase ThiC has translation MSNYKTQMEAAKKGMITKEMETVAKKEYMEPEKLRELVACGQVAIPANIYHTALSPEGIGTGLKTKINVNLGISGDCKNYDVEMQKVEMAIRFGAQAIMDLSNYGKTNTFRQKLIAKSPAMIGTVPMYDAIGYLGKDLLEISAKDFLKVVEAHAKEGVDFMTIHAGINRRAVEAFRREGRVMNIVSRGGSLLFAWMEMTGNENPFYEYYDEVLDILREYDVTISLGDALRPGCLDDSTDAGQIGELIELGNLTKRAWGKDVQVMVEGPGHMAMNEIAANVALQKRLCHNAPFYVLGPLVTDIAPGYDHITSAIGGAIAAASGADFLCYVTPAEHLRLPDLSDVKEGIVASKIAAHAADIAKGIPHARDLDNQMAHARHKMDWDEMFQVAIDGEKAKAYFESTPPADRHTCSMCGKMCAVRTTNLILEGKKVEFCSEK, from the coding sequence ATGAGCAATTATAAAACACAGATGGAAGCAGCTAAAAAAGGCATGATTACGAAAGAAATGGAGACGGTTGCAAAAAAAGAATATATGGAGCCGGAAAAACTGCGCGAACTGGTTGCGTGCGGTCAGGTTGCAATTCCTGCAAATATTTACCACACCGCATTATCTCCGGAAGGGATCGGTACCGGCCTTAAAACAAAAATCAATGTGAACCTCGGAATTTCCGGCGACTGTAAAAATTACGATGTAGAAATGCAGAAGGTAGAAATGGCAATCCGTTTTGGCGCTCAAGCAATTATGGATTTAAGCAACTACGGAAAAACAAATACGTTCCGTCAGAAGCTTATCGCAAAATCTCCCGCCATGATCGGCACTGTGCCCATGTATGACGCCATCGGATATCTGGGGAAAGATTTGCTGGAAATCTCCGCTAAGGATTTTCTGAAGGTGGTGGAAGCGCACGCGAAAGAAGGCGTGGATTTTATGACAATCCATGCCGGCATCAATCGCCGCGCGGTCGAAGCTTTCCGCAGAGAAGGACGTGTAATGAATATTGTATCCCGCGGCGGCTCCCTGCTTTTTGCGTGGATGGAAATGACGGGCAATGAAAATCCGTTTTATGAATATTACGATGAAGTACTGGATATTTTGCGTGAATACGATGTGACCATCAGCCTCGGGGACGCGCTTCGCCCCGGATGCCTTGATGACAGCACCGACGCAGGCCAGATCGGCGAGCTGATTGAGCTGGGGAATCTGACAAAACGCGCATGGGGAAAGGATGTTCAGGTCATGGTGGAAGGTCCGGGGCATATGGCAATGAATGAAATTGCGGCAAACGTGGCACTGCAGAAACGCCTCTGTCATAACGCACCGTTTTATGTGCTGGGGCCTTTGGTTACCGACATTGCGCCGGGTTACGACCACATTACTTCCGCAATCGGCGGCGCAATCGCGGCGGCCAGCGGCGCGGATTTTCTCTGCTATGTCACGCCGGCGGAGCATCTGCGTCTGCCGGATTTAAGCGATGTGAAGGAAGGAATCGTTGCCAGCAAAATTGCGGCACATGCGGCGGACATTGCCAAAGGAATCCCCCACGCACGCGATTTGGACAATCAGATGGCGCACGCACGCCATAAAATGGACTGGGACGAAATGTTCCAAGTTGCAATTGACGGCGAAAAAGCAAAGGCTTATTTTGAAAGTACGCCCCCGGCTGACCGCCACACCTGTTCCATGTGCGGAAAAATGTGTGCCGTTCGTACAACCAACCTGATTTTGGAAGGAAAAAAAGTAGAGTTCTGCTCAGAAAAGTAA
- the thiD gene encoding bifunctional hydroxymethylpyrimidine kinase/phosphomethylpyrimidine kinase: MKNLLTIAGSDCSGGAGIQADLKTFAAHGAFGMSVIVSVVAENTGRVLSIQDITPKMIADQIDAVFEDITVDGVKIGMLSGTEQMRIVAEKLRYYRPGGIVLDPVMVAKGGCALMHPDALETLKKEMLPQAFMLTPNIPEAEAIIGMTIHTVEEMKRAAVCLKQLGPQNVLIKGGHLVGDAVDILFDGKEFYSFRTERIATKNTHGTGCTLSSAIAVNLANGMNAPDAVGAAKEYVTTAIRHALPIGNGHGPTNHFYSLYKNGGLME, encoded by the coding sequence ATAAAAAATTTATTGACCATCGCAGGTTCCGACTGCAGCGGCGGCGCCGGAATTCAGGCCGATCTGAAGACTTTTGCCGCACACGGAGCTTTTGGAATGAGTGTGATTGTTTCGGTTGTTGCGGAAAACACCGGCCGGGTTCTTTCTATTCAGGACATCACGCCAAAGATGATCGCCGACCAGATTGATGCTGTATTTGAGGATATTACGGTTGACGGGGTAAAAATCGGAATGCTTTCCGGCACAGAGCAAATGAGAATTGTTGCTGAAAAACTGCGTTACTACCGCCCCGGCGGCATAGTGCTTGATCCCGTTATGGTTGCCAAGGGCGGCTGTGCCCTCATGCATCCGGATGCGTTGGAAACGCTTAAAAAAGAGATGCTGCCGCAGGCTTTTATGCTTACGCCCAATATTCCTGAAGCGGAGGCAATAATCGGAATGACGATTCACACAGTTGAGGAAATGAAGCGGGCCGCCGTTTGCTTGAAGCAGCTTGGCCCTCAAAATGTACTCATAAAAGGCGGGCACTTGGTGGGTGATGCAGTGGATATTCTTTTTGACGGCAAAGAATTTTACTCGTTCCGAACAGAGCGGATAGCAACAAAAAACACCCACGGCACTGGCTGCACGCTTTCTTCCGCAATAGCGGTAAACCTTGCAAACGGAATGAATGCACCCGACGCGGTTGGTGCCGCGAAAGAATATGTCACCACAGCCATTCGGCACGCATTGCCAATCGGTAACGGACACGGCCCGACAAATCATTTTTATTCCCTATATAAAAACGGAGGATTGATGGAATGA
- a CDS encoding DegV family protein has translation MEKIALLTDSACDIDDETISKYDINILPFKIIYENREYTDKVDIAPKEIYEHMKCEIPKSSQPTMADIENIYKMLDKEHYTHVIAIVISSGLSGTYNAFKIISAKFSGIRTYIYDTKSTSVCEGIILKKCGALIKAGEKYEKIVQSIPDMKRKLHFFFVFGSLEYARKGGRIGKISGTIGELLDVKPIVSFDEEHGQCFTFGKVRGRMKSLNRLAELGTEILKGKKCDAYIVHGNVEEDAKKVIDMLRKKANIANVYLIGQISAVVGVYSGPGTIGVCYSEC, from the coding sequence ATGGAAAAAATAGCATTATTAACGGACTCTGCTTGTGACATCGACGATGAAACAATCAGTAAATACGACATCAATATTCTGCCCTTTAAAATTATATATGAAAACAGAGAATATACAGATAAAGTGGATATTGCTCCAAAGGAAATTTACGAGCATATGAAATGTGAAATTCCCAAGTCTTCTCAGCCAACTATGGCGGATATTGAGAACATCTATAAAATGTTGGATAAAGAACATTATACGCATGTGATTGCCATTGTTATTTCAAGTGGACTGTCGGGTACTTATAATGCATTTAAAATTATAAGTGCAAAATTTTCGGGTATTAGAACTTATATATATGACACCAAATCAACCTCTGTATGTGAAGGAATTATTTTGAAAAAATGCGGAGCATTAATCAAAGCCGGAGAAAAATATGAAAAAATTGTTCAGAGCATCCCTGATATGAAACGGAAACTCCATTTCTTTTTTGTTTTCGGTTCCTTAGAATATGCCAGAAAGGGCGGGCGCATAGGCAAAATCTCGGGCACCATCGGAGAACTTCTGGATGTAAAACCGATCGTTAGCTTTGACGAAGAGCATGGGCAATGCTTTACATTTGGAAAGGTTAGAGGAAGAATGAAGTCGCTGAACAGATTGGCAGAATTAGGAACCGAAATACTGAAGGGAAAAAAATGTGATGCCTATATAGTGCATGGCAATGTGGAAGAAGATGCGAAAAAAGTAATTGACATGTTACGGAAAAAGGCCAACATAGCGAACGTATATCTGATTGGACAAATCAGCGCGGTAGTCGGAGTGTATTCAGGGCCGGGAACCATCGGCGTATGTTATTCAGAATGTTAA
- the speD gene encoding adenosylmethionine decarboxylase: protein MMVRLENKLKLYGFNNLTKTLSFNIYDVCYAKSEREQKNYIAYIDEQYNSERLTNILCDVTEIIGAHVLNVSKQDYEPQGASVTILITEEAMPRNLVDLSCNSGEIDILKTRESVVGHLDKSHVTVHTYPEYHPDNSIATFRVDIDVSTCGKISPLNALKYLVSSFDSDIITADYRVRGFTRDVDGTKLFLDHKITSIQDYMDEETLKKYDAIDVNVYQSNIFHTKLLIKEIELQNYLFNTDVYEIPPKERLRITNSLRREMIEIFSGTNIY, encoded by the coding sequence GTGATGGTAAGGTTGGAAAATAAGCTGAAATTATACGGCTTTAACAACCTCACAAAAACACTTAGCTTCAACATCTATGATGTTTGCTATGCAAAAAGTGAGCGAGAGCAAAAGAATTATATTGCATATATTGATGAACAATATAATTCAGAGCGATTGACTAATATTCTTTGTGACGTTACAGAGATTATTGGAGCGCATGTACTGAATGTCAGCAAACAGGATTATGAACCGCAGGGCGCCAGCGTGACGATTCTGATTACAGAAGAAGCAATGCCTCGGAACCTTGTCGATCTTTCCTGCAACAGCGGCGAAATTGACATTCTGAAAACACGGGAAAGCGTGGTCGGTCATTTAGACAAGAGCCATGTGACCGTACATACCTATCCGGAGTATCATCCGGACAATTCCATTGCCACTTTTCGGGTTGACATTGATGTTTCGACCTGTGGTAAGATATCTCCGCTGAACGCACTGAAATATCTGGTCAGCAGTTTCGACTCAGATATTATCACCGCCGATTACCGTGTACGGGGATTTACCAGAGATGTTGACGGCACAAAGCTGTTTCTGGACCACAAAATCACTTCCATTCAGGACTACATGGATGAGGAAACGTTAAAAAAATATGACGCCATCGATGTAAATGTATATCAATCAAATATTTTTCACACCAAGCTGCTGATTAAAGAAATTGAGCTGCAGAATTATCTGTTCAACACGGATGTCTATGAAATTCCTCCAAAAGAAAGGCTGAGGATTACCAACAGCCTGCGCCGTGAGATGATCGAGATTTTTAGCGGTACCAATATTTATTAA